A genomic window from Streptomyces sp. HUAS YS2 includes:
- a CDS encoding GroES family chaperonin, with amino-acid sequence MSENTHDKLPIRMLHDRVLVRTDSPEGERRSGGGILIPATAAVGRRLAWAEVVAVGQNVRTVEIGDRVLYDPEDRAEVEVRGIAYVLMRERDLHAVAADRFEGTKDSTGLYL; translated from the coding sequence GTGAGCGAGAACACCCACGACAAGCTGCCCATCCGGATGCTCCACGACCGGGTGCTGGTCCGGACCGACTCGCCGGAGGGCGAGCGGCGCTCCGGCGGCGGCATCCTGATTCCGGCGACGGCGGCGGTCGGCCGTCGGCTGGCCTGGGCGGAGGTCGTCGCGGTCGGCCAGAACGTGCGGACCGTGGAGATCGGTGACCGGGTGCTGTACGACCCCGAGGACCGCGCGGAGGTGGAGGTGCGCGGCATCGCGTACGTCCTGATGCGCGAGCGCGACCTGCATGCCGTCGCCGCGGACCGCTTCGAGGGCACCAAGGACTCGACCGGCCTGTATCTGTAG
- a CDS encoding DUF445 domain-containing protein, with protein sequence MNDRERDGQGARPGAGDSPAGALSPAPSPPTPRTASPRPLAAFAYTAADAEKSRGVRRMKATATGLLLCVAVIYALATWGKAEGAGAWAGYVAAAAEAGMVGALADWFAVTALFKRPMGLPIPHTAIIPTKKDQLGATLGAFVGENFLSADVVRGRLRALGIAGRLGAWLAEPAHADRVTAELATALRGALTVLRDSDVQAVVGEAITRRADAAEVAPGIGKTLEKIVADGAHRRAVDLICARAHDWLVFHADSVMDAVQGGAPGWTPRFVDRKVGERVYRELLRFVTEMRDMPGHPARGAIDRFLTDFAADLQADTDTRARVERLKSDLLARPEVQDVIASAWSAVRTMMLAAAEDDRSELRLRARASLLSLGGRLVTDGRLQAKVEGWVEDAAAYVVTTYRGEITSLITDTVASWDATQTSRKIEANIGRDLQFIRINGTVVGALAGLAIYTVSHALGG encoded by the coding sequence ATGAACGACAGGGAGAGGGACGGGCAGGGCGCGAGGCCGGGGGCGGGGGACTCACCGGCCGGGGCGCTTTCGCCTGCACCGTCCCCGCCCACGCCTCGTACGGCGTCTCCCCGCCCCCTCGCCGCGTTCGCGTACACGGCGGCGGACGCGGAGAAGAGCCGCGGCGTGCGGCGGATGAAGGCCACGGCGACGGGCCTGCTGCTGTGCGTGGCGGTGATCTACGCGCTGGCGACGTGGGGGAAGGCGGAGGGGGCCGGGGCCTGGGCGGGGTACGTCGCGGCCGCGGCGGAGGCCGGGATGGTGGGCGCGCTGGCGGACTGGTTCGCGGTGACGGCGCTGTTCAAGCGCCCGATGGGGCTGCCGATCCCGCACACCGCGATCATCCCGACGAAGAAGGACCAGCTGGGGGCCACGCTCGGCGCGTTCGTCGGGGAGAACTTCCTGTCGGCGGACGTCGTACGGGGCCGGCTGCGCGCCCTCGGCATCGCCGGCCGGCTGGGTGCGTGGCTGGCGGAGCCGGCGCACGCGGACCGGGTGACGGCGGAGCTGGCGACGGCGCTGCGCGGGGCGCTGACGGTGCTGCGGGACTCGGACGTGCAGGCGGTGGTGGGGGAGGCGATCACGCGGCGGGCGGACGCGGCGGAGGTCGCGCCGGGCATCGGCAAGACGCTGGAGAAGATCGTCGCGGACGGGGCGCACCGACGGGCGGTGGACCTGATCTGCGCACGAGCGCACGACTGGCTGGTGTTCCACGCGGACTCGGTGATGGACGCGGTGCAGGGCGGGGCGCCGGGCTGGACCCCGAGATTCGTGGACAGAAAGGTCGGCGAACGGGTCTACCGGGAACTCCTCCGCTTCGTCACGGAGATGCGGGACATGCCCGGGCACCCGGCGCGCGGCGCGATCGACCGCTTCCTGACGGACTTCGCGGCCGACCTCCAGGCCGACACGGACACGCGGGCACGGGTGGAGCGCCTGAAGTCGGACCTCTTGGCGCGGCCGGAGGTGCAGGACGTCATCGCCTCGGCGTGGTCGGCGGTCCGCACGATGATGCTGGCGGCCGCGGAGGACGACCGCAGCGAACTCCGCCTGCGCGCGCGGGCCTCGCTGCTCTCCCTGGGCGGCCGGCTGGTCACGGACGGCAGGCTGCAGGCGAAGGTGGAGGGCTGGGTGGAGGACGCGGCGGCGTATGTGGTGACGACGTACCGCGGCGAGATCACGTCCCTGATCACGGACACGGTGGCGAGCTGGGACGCGACCCAGACGTCGCGAAAGATCGAGGCCAACATCGGCCGCGACCTCCAGTTCATCCGCATCAACGGCACGGTGGTCGGCGCCCTGGCCGGCCTGGCGATCTACACCGTGAGCCACGCACTGGGCGGCTGA
- a CDS encoding excalibur calcium-binding domain-containing protein, whose protein sequence is MTLTLVDDQQRADGGEELEIAILANDTATEGDGGGVRPLADVLGAGEYQLEIFKTPANGTAVVSGTVVTYTPTAGFSGADEFVYQVTPTDTRIAGGTAVVRIAVPAPSPSPTPKPTKAPAPAVYYRNCDAARAAGVAPLHRGDKGYGRHLDRDGDGVACEPYHGSTGGSGGSGGSSSGGGGGGVYYANCAAARAAGAAPVRRGDPGYGRHLDRDGDGVACE, encoded by the coding sequence GTGACGCTCACGCTCGTCGACGATCAGCAGCGGGCAGACGGAGGCGAGGAGTTGGAGATCGCGATACTCGCCAATGACACCGCCACCGAGGGGGACGGGGGTGGCGTGCGGCCGCTTGCCGATGTGCTGGGTGCGGGCGAGTATCAGCTTGAGATCTTCAAGACGCCGGCAAATGGGACGGCCGTCGTCTCTGGGACCGTCGTCACGTACACGCCGACCGCAGGGTTCAGCGGGGCGGACGAGTTCGTCTACCAGGTGACTCCGACGGACACGCGCATCGCCGGGGGTACCGCCGTCGTCCGGATCGCCGTTCCCGCTCCCAGCCCGTCGCCGACGCCTAAGCCCACGAAGGCTCCTGCGCCCGCCGTGTACTACCGGAACTGCGACGCGGCCCGCGCTGCCGGTGTCGCGCCGCTGCATCGTGGTGACAAGGGGTACGGGCGGCACCTCGACCGCGATGGGGACGGCGTCGCCTGCGAGCCGTACCACGGGAGCACGGGTGGGTCCGGCGGGTCTGGTGGGTCCTCGTCCGGCGGTGGAGGTGGCGGTGTGTACTACGCCAACTGCGCCGCCGCACGGGCCGCCGGTGCCGCGCCCGTCCGGCGTGGCGATCCCGGGTACGGGCGGCATCTCGACCGGGACGGGGACGGCGTCGCCTGCGAGTAG
- a CDS encoding DMT family transporter produces MAWVLLIVAGLLEVGWSIGMKYTDGFTRLWPSVLTGAGIVASMLLLSQAAKSLPIGTAYGVWVGIGAAGAAVLGMVVLGEPATAARIFFVCLLLVAVVGLKATSGH; encoded by the coding sequence ATGGCCTGGGTTCTTCTCATCGTCGCCGGTCTCCTCGAGGTCGGCTGGTCCATCGGCATGAAGTACACGGACGGCTTCACCCGTCTCTGGCCGAGCGTCCTGACGGGCGCGGGGATCGTCGCCTCCATGCTGTTGCTCTCGCAGGCCGCGAAGAGTCTGCCCATCGGTACGGCGTACGGCGTGTGGGTCGGTATCGGCGCGGCGGGTGCGGCGGTGCTGGGGATGGTCGTGCTGGGTGAGCCGGCGACCGCCGCCCGGATCTTCTTCGTCTGTCTGCTGCTGGTGGCCGTGGTCGGCCTCAAGGCGACCTCGGGTCATTAG
- a CDS encoding ABC transporter ATP-binding protein, with the protein MDLIELDGVEKVFDVRRKGAGRFRREKQQVRAVDGISFRVARGEMVGYIGPNGAGKSTTIKMLTGILTPTGGWLRVAGIDPARERTRLARRIGVVFGQRTTLWWDLPLIDSYRLVHRMYRVPDARFAENLERCVELLELGALLDVPVRQLSLGQRMRGDIAAALLHDPDVLYLDEPTIGLDVVSKARVREFLRDLNAERGTTVLLTTHDLTDIEQLCGRVMVIDHGRLMYEGAVAGLHEAGESERTLVVDLERELPPIEVLGARFVRAEGPRQWLAFPSSASAAPVVAAVAEAYPLVDLSVREPDIEAVIAKMYAGTETGPSAGPTTGSSAGPTTGSSAGPSSGTQDAPEKSLR; encoded by the coding sequence ATGGATCTCATCGAACTGGACGGCGTGGAGAAGGTCTTCGACGTACGCCGCAAGGGCGCGGGCCGGTTCCGTCGCGAGAAGCAGCAGGTCAGAGCGGTGGACGGGATCAGTTTCCGGGTGGCGCGCGGCGAGATGGTCGGGTACATCGGCCCGAACGGCGCGGGGAAGTCGACGACGATCAAGATGCTGACGGGCATCCTCACCCCGACCGGCGGCTGGCTGCGGGTCGCCGGCATCGACCCGGCGCGGGAGCGGACGAGGCTGGCGCGCCGGATCGGGGTGGTGTTCGGGCAGCGGACGACGCTGTGGTGGGACCTGCCGCTGATCGACTCGTACCGGCTGGTGCACCGGATGTACCGGGTCCCGGACGCCCGGTTCGCGGAGAACCTGGAGCGGTGCGTGGAGCTCCTGGAGCTCGGCGCGCTGCTCGACGTACCGGTGCGGCAGCTGTCACTCGGTCAGCGGATGCGCGGCGACATCGCAGCGGCGCTGCTGCACGACCCGGACGTGCTGTACCTGGACGAGCCGACGATCGGGCTCGACGTGGTGTCGAAGGCGCGGGTGCGGGAGTTCCTGCGGGACCTGAACGCGGAGCGGGGCACGACGGTGCTGCTGACGACGCACGACCTGACGGACATCGAGCAGCTGTGCGGGCGGGTGATGGTGATCGACCACGGCCGGCTGATGTACGAGGGGGCGGTGGCGGGTCTGCACGAGGCGGGGGAGAGCGAGCGGACGCTGGTGGTGGACCTGGAGCGGGAGCTGCCGCCGATCGAGGTGCTGGGGGCCCGGTTCGTGCGGGCGGAGGGGCCGCGGCAGTGGCTGGCGTTCCCTTCCTCGGCGTCGGCGGCGCCGGTGGTGGCGGCGGTGGCGGAGGCGTACCCGCTGGTGGACCTGTCCGTGCGGGAGCCGGACATCGAGGCGGTGATCGCGAAGATGTACGCGGGGACGGAGACGGGACCGTCGGCGGGACCGACAACGGGATCGTCGGCGGGACCGACAACGGGATCGTCAGCGGGACCGTCCTCGGGAACTCAGGATGCGCCCGAGAAGTCTCTGAGGTAG
- a CDS encoding ABC transporter permease has translation MVAGMWMRSTMTYRSSFAMTLFASFAVTFFDFVVILLMFGQVDGLGGFSFGEVAFLYGATGTSFGLADLTMGSLQRMGGRVRDGTLDTLLVRPAPVLAQVAADRFALRRLGRVAQGLFVLVWGLALVDVEWTAVKVLLVPVMVVSGAVLFSALMVLGASLLFWAQDASEVTNAFTYGGNTLLGYPPTIFAKELVRGVVYVVPLAFVNWLPALYVLGRPLPAGVPVWAAFLSPLVAAGCCAVAGAAWRKGLRSYRSTGS, from the coding sequence ATGGTCGCCGGGATGTGGATGCGCTCCACGATGACGTACCGCTCCTCCTTCGCGATGACGCTGTTCGCGTCGTTCGCCGTCACGTTCTTCGACTTCGTCGTGATCCTGCTGATGTTCGGTCAGGTGGACGGCCTGGGCGGGTTCTCGTTCGGCGAGGTGGCGTTCCTGTACGGGGCGACGGGGACGTCGTTCGGCCTGGCGGACCTGACCATGGGCTCGTTGCAGCGGATGGGCGGCCGGGTCCGGGACGGGACGCTCGACACGCTGCTGGTGCGTCCGGCGCCGGTGCTGGCGCAGGTCGCCGCGGACCGGTTCGCGCTGCGCCGGCTGGGCCGGGTGGCGCAGGGTCTGTTCGTGCTGGTCTGGGGCCTGGCGCTGGTGGACGTGGAGTGGACGGCGGTGAAGGTGCTGCTGGTGCCGGTGATGGTGGTGTCCGGTGCGGTGCTCTTCTCCGCGCTGATGGTGCTGGGCGCGTCGCTGCTGTTCTGGGCGCAGGATGCGTCGGAGGTCACGAACGCGTTCACGTACGGCGGCAACACGCTGCTCGGCTACCCGCCGACGATCTTCGCGAAGGAGCTGGTGCGGGGGGTCGTGTACGTCGTCCCGCTGGCGTTCGTGAACTGGCTGCCGGCGCTGTACGTGCTGGGCCGCCCGCTTCCGGCGGGGGTGCCGGTGTGGGCGGCGTTCCTGTCGCCGCTGGTGGCGGCGGGGTGCTGCGCGGTGGCGGGGGCGGCGTGGCGGAAGGGGCTGCGGTCGTACCGGAGCACGGGAAGCTGA
- a CDS encoding ABC transporter permease, with the protein MRLYGLVAAGGFRRHATYRVATLAGLFTNTVFGFILAYTYMALWDERPRLGGYDMADALAYVWIGQGLITVCGLMGGGFEDEIMERIRTGDIAVDLYRPVDLQAWWFSANLGRAAFQFLGRGVVPMAVGALVFDIALPERAVTWPAFVVSVALGASVSFGIWYLVALSAFWLMDGSGVTQVVWLSGLFFSGMLLPLTVFPGALGEVAQVLPWASLLQVPADVYLEKYQGWGVLRAYAFQAGWAVALLAAGRLLQSAATRKVVVQGG; encoded by the coding sequence CTGAGGCTCTATGGATTGGTTGCCGCCGGTGGGTTCCGACGCCATGCCACGTACCGGGTGGCCACGCTGGCCGGGCTGTTCACCAACACCGTCTTCGGCTTCATCCTGGCGTACACGTACATGGCCCTGTGGGACGAGCGCCCGCGGCTGGGTGGTTACGACATGGCCGACGCGCTCGCGTACGTGTGGATCGGCCAGGGGCTGATCACCGTCTGCGGGCTGATGGGCGGCGGTTTCGAGGACGAGATCATGGAGCGGATCCGGACCGGTGACATCGCCGTCGACCTGTACCGCCCGGTGGACCTGCAGGCCTGGTGGTTCTCGGCCAACCTGGGCCGGGCGGCGTTCCAGTTCCTCGGTCGCGGGGTCGTCCCGATGGCGGTCGGCGCGCTGGTCTTCGACATCGCGCTGCCCGAACGGGCGGTGACGTGGCCGGCGTTCGTGGTGTCGGTGGCGCTGGGCGCGAGCGTGAGCTTCGGGATCTGGTACCTGGTGGCGCTGAGCGCGTTCTGGCTGATGGACGGCTCGGGGGTGACGCAGGTGGTGTGGCTGTCGGGCCTGTTCTTCTCGGGGATGCTGCTGCCGCTGACGGTGTTCCCGGGGGCGCTGGGGGAGGTCGCGCAGGTGCTGCCGTGGGCGTCGCTGCTCCAGGTCCCGGCGGACGTGTACCTGGAGAAGTACCAGGGGTGGGGCGTGCTGCGGGCGTACGCGTTCCAGGCGGGCTGGGCGGTCGCGCTGCTGGCGGCGGGCCGGCTGCTGCAGTCGGCGGCGACGCGGAAGGTGGTGGTGCAGGGTGGGTGA
- a CDS encoding transglycosylase domain-containing protein, which yields MRDEPQQPGWEPRDRTVHTPPTPPTPPTAPARPKRRARRRLLPSWRTLLGAFLLTGLLLAGGFTAGYLLVDIPAANATAIAQSNVYLYADGTQLARDGEVNRENVRLDRIPAPLRHAVLAAEDRDFHSERAVDPQAMLRAAWNTVTGKGKQSGSTITQQYVKNYYLGQERTVTRKVKEFFIAIKLDREKSKDEIFEGYLNTSYFGRNAYGVQAAARAYYGQDVEHLDTAQSAYLATLLNAPSVYDVATHPENRANAVARWHYVLDGMVAENWLTPAERAAMKFPAPHKARPVTSLSGQRGYVVQAVEDYLTGRGILDENTLARGGYRITTTLEKTKQDALVRAVDDQVMSRLDRNGNETDRNVRVGGVAVVPGTGHVVAMYGGIDYTKQYVNNATRRDYQVGSTFKPIVFTAAVEHGAHTQDGRPITPNAFYDGSDRRPVEGWNGPSYAPENEDGGSYGQISVREATDKSVNSVYAQMAVDVGPTKVRKTAVALGLPQNTPDLTASPSIALGPATASVLDMAEAYATLANHGEHGTYTLVAAVSKDGQEVELPAAARRQAVAREAADTTTAMLRGVVEGGTGTAALAAGRPAAGKTGTAEDDKAAWFAGYTPDLATVVAMMGQDPDTGAQKPLYGAMGLPRVNGGGAPAEIWAQFTREALEDTEATDFDLRLAAGAEDMTFPDGMQDPFGPGDGTEPGQQDQQDGQSDEELLGPQAGPRGPQGKTPGGRDTTPGAGRQQQAPTGPGPDGPTVGGAGTGTATGTATGPGTGGGIGGTTGTADRPPAPPAPPGQPQPDAGPGAGPNGRP from the coding sequence ATGCGCGACGAGCCACAGCAGCCCGGCTGGGAACCCCGGGACCGGACGGTGCACACTCCCCCGACCCCTCCGACTCCCCCGACCGCCCCCGCCCGGCCCAAGAGGAGGGCCCGCCGGCGGCTCCTCCCCTCCTGGCGCACCCTCCTCGGCGCGTTCCTCCTCACCGGACTGCTGCTCGCCGGCGGATTCACCGCCGGCTACCTGCTCGTCGACATCCCCGCCGCCAACGCGACCGCGATCGCGCAGTCCAACGTCTACCTCTACGCGGACGGCACCCAGCTCGCCCGCGACGGCGAGGTCAACCGCGAGAACGTCCGCCTCGACCGGATCCCCGCACCCCTGCGGCACGCCGTCCTCGCCGCCGAGGACCGCGACTTCCACTCCGAACGCGCCGTCGACCCGCAGGCCATGCTCCGCGCCGCCTGGAACACCGTCACCGGCAAGGGCAAACAGTCCGGCTCCACCATCACCCAGCAGTACGTCAAGAACTACTACCTGGGCCAGGAACGGACCGTCACCCGCAAGGTGAAGGAGTTCTTCATCGCGATCAAACTCGACCGCGAGAAGAGCAAGGACGAGATCTTCGAGGGGTACCTCAACACCAGCTACTTCGGCCGCAACGCGTACGGCGTGCAGGCCGCCGCCCGCGCCTACTACGGCCAGGACGTCGAGCACCTCGACACCGCCCAGAGCGCCTACCTCGCCACCCTGCTCAACGCCCCCAGCGTCTACGACGTCGCCACCCACCCCGAGAACCGCGCGAACGCCGTCGCCCGCTGGCACTACGTCCTCGACGGCATGGTCGCGGAGAACTGGCTCACCCCTGCCGAACGGGCCGCCATGAAGTTCCCCGCCCCGCACAAGGCCCGGCCCGTCACCAGCCTCTCCGGACAGCGCGGCTACGTCGTCCAGGCCGTCGAGGACTACCTCACCGGCCGCGGCATCCTCGACGAGAACACCCTCGCCCGCGGCGGCTACCGCATCACCACCACCCTGGAGAAGACGAAGCAGGACGCCCTCGTCCGCGCCGTCGACGACCAGGTCATGTCACGGCTCGACCGGAACGGCAACGAGACCGACCGGAACGTCCGCGTCGGCGGCGTCGCCGTCGTCCCCGGCACCGGACACGTCGTCGCCATGTACGGCGGCATCGACTACACCAAGCAGTACGTCAACAACGCCACCCGCCGCGACTACCAGGTCGGTTCGACGTTCAAGCCGATCGTCTTCACGGCGGCCGTGGAACACGGCGCACACACCCAGGACGGCCGGCCCATCACCCCGAACGCCTTCTACGACGGCAGCGACCGGCGCCCCGTCGAAGGCTGGAACGGCCCCTCGTACGCCCCCGAGAACGAGGACGGAGGCTCGTACGGACAGATCAGCGTCCGCGAGGCCACCGACAAGTCCGTGAACTCCGTGTACGCGCAGATGGCCGTCGACGTCGGCCCCACGAAGGTCCGCAAGACCGCCGTCGCCCTCGGCCTGCCGCAGAACACCCCCGACCTCACCGCCTCCCCGTCCATCGCGCTCGGCCCCGCCACCGCCAGCGTCCTCGACATGGCGGAGGCGTACGCCACCCTCGCCAACCACGGCGAACACGGCACGTACACGCTCGTCGCCGCCGTCAGCAAGGACGGCCAGGAGGTCGAGCTGCCCGCCGCCGCGCGCCGGCAGGCCGTCGCCCGGGAGGCCGCCGACACCACCACCGCCATGCTCCGCGGCGTCGTCGAGGGCGGCACAGGCACCGCCGCGCTCGCCGCCGGCCGGCCCGCCGCCGGCAAGACCGGGACCGCGGAGGACGACAAGGCCGCCTGGTTCGCCGGCTACACCCCCGACCTCGCCACCGTCGTCGCGATGATGGGCCAGGACCCGGACACCGGCGCGCAGAAGCCGCTGTACGGGGCGATGGGACTGCCGCGCGTCAACGGCGGCGGGGCACCGGCCGAGATCTGGGCACAGTTCACCCGCGAGGCACTGGAGGACACCGAGGCCACGGACTTCGACCTGCGGCTCGCGGCCGGCGCCGAGGACATGACGTTCCCGGACGGCATGCAGGACCCGTTCGGCCCCGGCGACGGCACCGAACCCGGACAGCAGGACCAGCAGGACGGCCAGTCGGACGAGGAACTCCTCGGGCCGCAGGCGGGGCCACGCGGGCCGCAGGGCAAGACCCCGGGCGGCCGGGACACGACGCCCGGCGCCGGGCGTCAGCAGCAGGCACCGACCGGACCGGGACCGGACGGTCCGACGGTCGGCGGCGCCGGAACGGGAACCGCGACGGGGACGGCGACAGGGCCGGGAACCGGGGGCGGGATCGGCGGCACGACGGGCACGGCTGACCGGCCGCCCGCGCCGCCCGCCCCACCCGGACAGCCGCAGCCGGACGCGGGACCGGGCGCGGGACCGAACGGACGCCCCTAA
- a CDS encoding DUF262 domain-containing protein, whose translation MAIIKHAARQTLGQLIGANNPPVEVPDDSQRQYAWGKREVDTYWDDIQKFMRARRTGAKASSEYFIGPIVTITDDKVTTRSLLDGQQRLTTSTILIAAIRDTLGSMATTWAHVTANNIQRDYIARRDGRHSQPQYFLTLSLFDRDYFRDSIQNWNETTGKAAQTELPSRPSHKLIQDAYSSFKSHIFSALSMIPSEEDRIDWLETLRDCLVKGLVFVEVQTPTSSDANEVFETINSRGKDLSTVDLVRNFLMEKSRGEDEKNRVNTAWSSLLDGFERREEIEKFLRHFWVAGHGDVRSHSLYTTIRTELTERFEKAQPRYEVRTFAAELQNASGRYIELITSGTGMETLDSLLDEVKTLGADAVYPLLLAVSGRVDHNELAKITEALVSYYVRWTVVGRRESTLLEEKLFDLAKQVSSGTSVENAFQQVVSWTPDDAAFQADFEQAPIPRSTQARYLLTMIEQHLRRRDGVDDVVVAGSSTVHVEHIYPKSPEAKHRLNDHPAWVNRLGNQTLLHGRKNRIASNKPLPEKVEAYQSSSFLITREIDIDRLWSTSMSIWRTQGIEERQAELAKIAIDVWPIGQRQVAPSIG comes from the coding sequence ATGGCTATCATCAAGCACGCCGCCCGTCAGACTCTCGGGCAACTCATAGGGGCCAATAATCCGCCCGTCGAGGTACCGGACGACAGTCAGCGCCAATACGCCTGGGGAAAGCGCGAAGTCGACACGTATTGGGACGACATTCAGAAGTTCATGCGCGCGCGGCGCACGGGCGCCAAGGCATCGTCCGAGTACTTCATCGGCCCGATCGTCACCATCACAGACGACAAGGTGACCACCCGCTCCCTCCTCGATGGCCAGCAGCGGCTCACCACGTCCACCATTCTCATCGCCGCCATCAGGGACACCCTGGGCAGCATGGCCACGACGTGGGCCCACGTTACCGCTAACAACATTCAGCGCGACTACATCGCCCGACGGGATGGGCGGCATTCACAGCCTCAATATTTTCTTACCCTGTCACTCTTCGATCGTGACTATTTTCGGGATTCGATCCAGAATTGGAACGAGACCACCGGTAAGGCCGCCCAGACAGAACTGCCGTCCCGCCCCTCGCACAAACTCATCCAGGACGCGTACTCTTCCTTCAAGTCCCACATCTTCTCGGCCTTGTCAATGATCCCCTCCGAGGAGGATCGGATTGACTGGCTGGAGACTCTTAGGGATTGCCTCGTCAAGGGTCTAGTCTTCGTGGAAGTGCAGACCCCGACGTCGAGCGATGCAAACGAAGTATTCGAGACCATCAACTCGCGCGGCAAGGATCTCTCCACCGTCGACCTCGTTCGAAACTTCCTGATGGAAAAGAGCAGGGGCGAAGACGAGAAGAACCGCGTCAACACGGCATGGAGTTCACTCCTCGACGGCTTCGAGCGTCGTGAGGAGATCGAGAAGTTCCTGCGGCATTTCTGGGTGGCCGGACATGGAGACGTCCGGTCGCACAGCCTCTACACGACCATCAGGACCGAGCTGACGGAACGCTTCGAGAAGGCGCAGCCCCGGTACGAGGTGCGGACGTTCGCGGCCGAGCTTCAGAACGCATCCGGAAGGTACATCGAGCTCATCACGTCCGGAACGGGGATGGAGACGCTCGACAGCCTTCTGGACGAGGTCAAGACGCTCGGCGCCGATGCCGTCTACCCCCTGCTCCTGGCTGTCTCTGGACGGGTCGATCACAACGAGCTGGCCAAAATAACCGAAGCGCTCGTCAGTTACTACGTGCGCTGGACCGTGGTGGGGCGGCGCGAGTCGACACTCCTTGAAGAGAAGCTCTTCGATCTTGCGAAGCAAGTGAGCTCCGGCACCTCTGTCGAGAACGCATTCCAGCAGGTGGTCTCCTGGACGCCGGACGATGCGGCCTTCCAGGCCGATTTCGAGCAGGCTCCGATCCCTAGGAGCACGCAGGCACGCTACCTCCTCACCATGATCGAGCAGCACCTGCGAAGGCGCGATGGCGTGGACGACGTCGTCGTCGCGGGAAGCAGCACGGTGCATGTCGAGCACATCTATCCGAAGTCGCCGGAGGCGAAGCACCGCCTCAACGATCACCCCGCGTGGGTGAACAGGCTTGGAAACCAAACCCTGCTTCACGGACGGAAGAACCGGATCGCCTCCAACAAGCCGCTCCCGGAGAAGGTCGAGGCGTACCAGTCCTCGTCTTTCTTGATCACGCGGGAAATCGACATCGACCGGCTCTGGAGCACAAGCATGAGCATCTGGCGAACCCAGGGAATCGAAGAGCGCCAAGCCGAGCTCGCGAAGATCGCCATTGATGTCTGGCCCATCGGGCAGCGACAAGTAGCACCGTCCATCGGCTGA